The following coding sequences lie in one Amycolatopsis cihanbeyliensis genomic window:
- a CDS encoding TetR/AcrR family transcriptional regulator, translating to MITSAIDLVRRRGVAGTGVTELLTASNTARGSIYQHFPGGKQQLVEESTRVAGQVLTAAIAAATEVGDPLDALESFVRMWQETLTTTDFTAGCPVVAAALAGHDAPGLPAAAAEAFTEWNDLIATKLADSGVEPGTARSLATFTISAVEGAVILALSTRSVRPLEDVHRHLVELVRLHLPPRCGVTPE from the coding sequence TTGATCACCAGTGCCATCGACCTGGTTCGCCGCCGGGGCGTGGCCGGCACCGGGGTCACCGAGTTGCTGACGGCGAGCAACACCGCACGCGGGTCGATCTACCAGCACTTTCCCGGGGGCAAGCAGCAACTCGTCGAGGAGTCCACTCGAGTAGCGGGCCAGGTCCTCACCGCCGCCATCGCCGCCGCGACCGAGGTCGGGGACCCTCTCGACGCGCTGGAGTCATTCGTACGGATGTGGCAGGAGACTCTGACCACGACCGACTTCACGGCCGGCTGCCCCGTCGTGGCTGCCGCGCTCGCCGGCCATGATGCCCCGGGCCTGCCCGCCGCGGCAGCCGAGGCCTTCACCGAGTGGAACGACCTCATTGCCACCAAGCTCGCCGACTCCGGAGTCGAACCCGGCACCGCACGGTCACTGGCCACATTCACGATCAGCGCCGTCGAAGGCGCGGTGATCCTTGCGCTCAGCACGCGTTCCGTCCGCCCGCTGGAGGACGTCCACCGCCACCTGGTCGAGCTGGTCCGCCTGCACCTGCCACCCCGGTGCGGCGTCACGCCCGAGTAG
- a CDS encoding IS256 family transposase → MTSEDRVVGSAADGNSSGDDLDVRVARELIDKARADGVSLVGPNGLLRQVTKTVLESALNAELDDHLGYAKGDVAGKFGGNERNGSSSKTVRTDVGDVRIDVPRDRQGTFTPQIVPKYARRVEGFDDAVISLYAKGLTTGEIQAHLADIYDARVSRELISKITDKVVDDLNSWQARPLDRVYPVVLIDAIHVKIRDGAVANRPIYIAVGITLAGERDVLGMWVGTGGEGAKGWLNHLSDLKNRGVEDVLIVACDGLKGLPEAIAALWPQAEVQLCVVHLVRASLRYASKKYWSAITKRLKLIYTAPTAEAAEVEFVEFCAEWEERYPAMVRLWRNSWEQFTPFLAHPPELRRLVYTTNAIESLNARFRQATRRRGHFPNDQAALKVLYLVINNPLKNRSNITGKVVGWKQALNALAMHYGDRLDVQQ, encoded by the coding sequence TTGACAAGCGAAGACAGGGTGGTCGGCTCGGCCGCTGACGGGAACTCCTCTGGTGATGATCTTGATGTGCGGGTTGCCCGGGAGTTGATCGACAAGGCTCGTGCGGATGGCGTGTCGCTGGTCGGCCCGAACGGGCTGTTGCGGCAGGTGACGAAGACGGTGCTGGAGTCGGCGCTGAACGCCGAGCTCGATGATCATCTGGGTTATGCGAAGGGCGATGTTGCCGGGAAGTTCGGGGGGAACGAGCGGAACGGTTCGTCGTCGAAAACGGTACGGACCGATGTGGGTGATGTGCGGATCGACGTGCCCCGGGACCGGCAGGGGACGTTCACTCCGCAGATCGTACCGAAGTACGCTCGCCGGGTCGAGGGGTTCGATGATGCGGTCATTTCCCTGTACGCTAAGGGGTTAACGACCGGCGAGATTCAGGCACACCTGGCCGATATTTATGATGCTCGGGTGTCGCGTGAGCTGATCTCGAAGATCACCGATAAGGTGGTTGACGATCTGAATTCGTGGCAAGCCCGGCCGCTGGATCGCGTGTATCCCGTTGTGCTGATCGATGCTATTCATGTCAAGATTCGTGATGGGGCGGTGGCGAACCGGCCGATCTATATCGCGGTGGGGATCACTCTGGCTGGTGAGCGGGATGTGCTGGGCATGTGGGTCGGCACCGGCGGCGAAGGCGCCAAGGGCTGGCTGAACCACTTGTCTGACTTGAAGAACCGTGGTGTCGAGGATGTCCTGATCGTCGCCTGTGACGGCCTGAAGGGGCTCCCCGAGGCGATCGCCGCGTTGTGGCCCCAGGCGGAGGTCCAGTTGTGTGTGGTGCACCTGGTGCGGGCGAGCCTGCGTTACGCCTCGAAGAAGTACTGGTCGGCGATCACGAAACGGCTCAAGCTGATCTACACCGCGCCCACCGCGGAGGCCGCCGAAGTCGAGTTCGTCGAATTCTGCGCCGAGTGGGAGGAACGCTATCCAGCGATGGTCCGGTTGTGGCGTAACAGTTGGGAACAGTTCACACCGTTCCTTGCCCATCCGCCCGAGTTGCGGAGGCTGGTGTACACCACGAATGCGATTGAGAGCCTGAACGCCCGGTTTCGGCAAGCCACGCGGCGGCGCGGTCATTTCCCGAATGATCAGGCTGCGCTCAAAGTGCTCTATCTCGTGATCAATAATCCGCTCAAGAACCGTTCCAATATCACTGGAAAGGTAGTAGGCTGGAAGCAGGCGTTGAACGCGCTCGCCATGCACTACGGCGACCGGCTCGACGTGCAGCAGTGA
- a CDS encoding lipase family protein — protein sequence MTRFTSVLCGVLTALLLCASVPGAVSAAPTGTQQVLLPRDDPFYVPPAGFESSPNGTVLRSRQVTAVAYVLPVPASTYQVLYKSVDNHDRPVAEAATVLVPKGEWRGQGPRPLLSYQVAEDSLSTRCQPSYTLRAGLFGSPAGVGTYEFTLSLGALLRGYAVVYSDYQGPRSEFAAGPQAAHAVLDGIRAVQHYAPAGLDSQGPVGLWGYSGGGLATTWAAEQQASYAPELNVVGAAAGGVPADLEAMLKHNDGGLGAGLGLLGVMGLARAFPEAGVQALLNDRGRELFADNADACTLDVALFHPFDRLANYTTVPKPADSAPARYLYRVNNTGKTTPDFPVYNYHGTVDEFVPLAPVDALVGGYCADGGTVAVSRIPLAGHITGEVVGAGDALGFLTDTFNGKPTRNDCAKQSR from the coding sequence ATGACAAGGTTCACATCGGTGCTGTGCGGCGTCCTGACGGCGCTGTTGCTGTGCGCCTCGGTGCCCGGTGCGGTGTCCGCGGCCCCCACCGGCACCCAGCAGGTCCTGCTGCCCAGGGACGATCCGTTCTATGTCCCCCCTGCCGGATTCGAGTCCAGCCCGAACGGGACGGTGCTGCGGTCGCGCCAGGTCACCGCCGTGGCCTATGTCCTGCCGGTGCCTGCCAGCACCTACCAGGTGCTGTACAAGTCGGTGGACAACCACGACCGGCCGGTGGCCGAGGCCGCAACGGTGCTCGTGCCCAAGGGTGAGTGGCGTGGGCAGGGCCCACGGCCGCTGCTGTCCTACCAGGTCGCGGAAGACTCGCTCTCCACCCGGTGCCAGCCGTCCTACACGCTGCGGGCGGGCTTGTTCGGCTCACCGGCCGGGGTCGGCACATACGAGTTCACCCTCTCGCTGGGCGCCCTGCTCAGGGGCTACGCCGTGGTCTACTCCGACTACCAGGGTCCACGCTCCGAGTTCGCGGCCGGGCCGCAGGCCGCGCACGCCGTCCTCGACGGGATCCGCGCCGTGCAGCACTACGCCCCCGCGGGCCTCGACTCCCAGGGCCCGGTCGGGTTGTGGGGCTACTCCGGCGGCGGCTTGGCCACCACCTGGGCTGCCGAACAGCAAGCCTCCTACGCTCCCGAGCTCAACGTGGTGGGCGCGGCGGCCGGGGGTGTCCCGGCCGACCTCGAAGCCATGCTGAAGCACAACGACGGCGGTCTCGGCGCCGGCCTGGGACTGCTCGGGGTGATGGGCCTTGCCCGTGCCTTCCCCGAAGCCGGTGTCCAAGCCCTGCTGAACGACCGCGGCCGCGAGCTGTTCGCGGACAACGCCGACGCCTGCACCCTCGACGTCGCGCTGTTCCACCCCTTCGACCGGCTGGCCAACTACACAACCGTCCCCAAGCCCGCGGACTCCGCACCTGCGCGGTACCTCTACCGGGTCAACAACACGGGTAAGACGACTCCGGACTTCCCCGTCTACAACTACCACGGCACCGTCGACGAGTTCGTTCCGCTCGCGCCGGTCGACGCCCTGGTAGGCGGTTATTGCGCGGACGGTGGCACCGTGGCCGTATCCCGCATCCCGCTCGCCGGACACATCACCGGCGAGGTCGTCGGTGCCGGTGACGCACTCGGATTCCTCACCGACACCTTCAACGGCAAGCCAACCCGCAACGACTGCGCGAAGCAGTCCCGCTGA
- a CDS encoding phytoene desaturase family protein, with product MPSNTRAGQDAGFDAIVVGAGIGGMVSAAYLAAAGKRTLLLEAYDVIGGCTHAFRRAGKWEFDVGVHYLGDCGPGGAIPTILRGVGLDRKVEFLPLDPAGFDTIVFPDLTVRIPVGWDNYLNNLCAAFPAERQRIRKVVGILRRIGGSIDHSRTPASLGGQAAFVRRAGFAARWAMLPLTTLLDAHRLSPRLKAAMSVQYGTYASPPHRTPVAVHAFMLQNFLSDGAWFPRGGGQVLSARLGEVIVANGGQIRTRSTVRRIRTEHGAATGVELADGTRFDAPIVVSNADLKRTYLDLVGREHLRRRTIRRVERFRMSQPFFNCYLGVDVDLGQWIPNTNFYSVPTAEDVTSLFRDLAENRGDYTLDERIEQARRRLPAYVSVTTVKDPGNPHAAPPGSSVLEVMTLVPGEPEAWGLDRWPEPSDNSYQDHPGYRRIKEAFTEIMIRRVKEVIPGIENHIVWREAATPLTQHRYTRASGGTPYGLELSIGQFGPLRPGVRTEIAGLYLCGASTAWGPAVEGAMLSGLHAAGAALGRDLDAEIRAGTTYGRPPTGPADPPDWDALATARKLATRAPRTPPAPAHTTEQATGATPR from the coding sequence ATGCCATCGAACACACGTGCCGGGCAGGACGCCGGCTTCGACGCCATCGTGGTCGGCGCGGGCATCGGCGGGATGGTCAGCGCCGCCTACCTGGCCGCGGCGGGTAAGCGCACCCTGCTGCTCGAGGCCTACGACGTCATCGGTGGCTGCACGCACGCGTTCCGCCGGGCCGGCAAGTGGGAGTTCGACGTCGGCGTGCACTACCTGGGTGACTGCGGTCCGGGCGGGGCGATCCCGACGATCCTGCGGGGAGTGGGGCTGGACCGGAAGGTCGAGTTCCTGCCGCTGGACCCCGCGGGCTTCGACACCATCGTCTTCCCGGACCTGACCGTGCGGATCCCGGTCGGCTGGGACAACTACCTGAACAACCTGTGTGCCGCGTTCCCCGCCGAACGGCAACGGATTCGCAAGGTCGTCGGCATCCTGCGCCGGATCGGCGGCAGCATCGACCACAGCCGCACCCCGGCGTCGCTGGGCGGCCAGGCCGCGTTCGTGCGGCGGGCCGGGTTCGCCGCACGATGGGCGATGCTGCCACTGACGACGTTGCTGGACGCACACCGGCTCAGCCCGCGGCTCAAGGCGGCGATGTCGGTGCAGTACGGCACCTATGCCAGTCCGCCGCACCGCACGCCGGTGGCGGTACACGCGTTCATGCTGCAGAACTTCCTCAGCGACGGAGCCTGGTTCCCGCGGGGTGGCGGGCAGGTCCTCTCCGCCCGCCTCGGCGAGGTCATCGTCGCGAACGGCGGACAGATCCGCACCCGATCCACGGTCCGGCGGATCCGCACCGAGCACGGCGCCGCGACGGGGGTCGAGCTGGCGGACGGCACCCGGTTCGACGCACCCATCGTGGTGTCCAACGCCGATCTGAAGCGGACCTATCTCGACCTGGTCGGCCGCGAGCACCTCAGGCGCCGCACGATCCGGCGGGTGGAGCGGTTCCGGATGTCGCAGCCGTTCTTCAACTGCTACCTCGGCGTGGACGTCGACCTCGGCCAGTGGATACCGAACACCAACTTCTACTCGGTGCCCACCGCCGAAGACGTCACCTCGCTGTTCAGGGACCTCGCTGAGAATCGGGGCGACTACACTCTCGACGAACGCATCGAGCAGGCCCGGCGGCGGCTGCCCGCCTATGTCAGCGTGACCACCGTCAAGGACCCCGGCAACCCGCACGCCGCCCCGCCCGGTTCGTCGGTACTCGAGGTGATGACCCTGGTCCCGGGCGAGCCCGAGGCATGGGGCCTCGACCGCTGGCCCGAGCCGAGCGACAATAGCTACCAGGACCATCCCGGCTACCGGCGCATCAAGGAAGCCTTCACCGAGATCATGATCCGCCGGGTCAAAGAGGTCATCCCCGGCATCGAGAACCACATCGTCTGGCGGGAAGCGGCCACGCCGCTGACTCAGCACCGCTACACCCGAGCCAGCGGCGGCACCCCCTACGGCCTCGAACTGTCGATCGGTCAGTTCGGTCCCCTGCGCCCCGGCGTGCGCACCGAGATCGCCGGTCTGTACCTGTGCGGCGCCTCCACCGCCTGGGGCCCCGCCGTCGAAGGCGCGATGCTCTCCGGCCTGCACGCCGCCGGGGCCGCCCTCGGCCGCGACCTGGACGCCGAGATCCGCGCGGGCACGACCTACGGCCGGCCACCGACCGGCCCGGCGGATCCACCCGACTGGGATGCCCTGGCCACCGCCAGGAAACTGGCCACCCGCGCACCCCG
- a CDS encoding CSLREA domain-containing protein, with the protein MATRRLPVILAAGLMGLMLPVTAQAAPAQRSGDVTYTVDSTADAPDADPGDGQCRSREGTCTLRAATMEANAGRGATIVVPAGHYLLTVAPPPLPLGPFPDPATGDLNILRPTTIVGAGMGRTVIDAGGIDRVFYNGANSTIRDLTITGGVTKERELVFITGGGGILNVSRLQLQRVEVTGNRADYGGGVFNIPLSDLTISDSMVRGNSAGEAGGIRFDWTGKVVNTTITGNEAINPHWITHPASLGGRGGGIDLRGPGPLTITGSTITGNRATDEGSGLNAAPAYLDSLVPPNTGFPLSVVILKNSTIEANLESANCTRAFAAFLTDGGRLDRTCHNDPPRS; encoded by the coding sequence ATGGCCACGCGAAGGTTGCCGGTGATACTGGCCGCCGGCCTGATGGGGCTGATGTTGCCGGTGACCGCGCAGGCGGCTCCGGCGCAGAGGTCCGGTGACGTGACGTACACGGTGGACAGTACGGCGGATGCGCCGGATGCCGACCCCGGTGACGGGCAATGCCGGAGCAGGGAGGGCACGTGCACACTGCGGGCGGCGACCATGGAGGCGAACGCGGGCCGGGGTGCGACGATCGTGGTTCCCGCGGGCCACTACCTGCTGACCGTCGCGCCGCCGCCGCTGCCACTGGGCCCGTTCCCGGACCCGGCCACGGGGGATCTGAACATCCTGCGGCCGACCACGATCGTCGGCGCCGGGATGGGCCGGACCGTGATCGACGCGGGTGGTATCGACCGGGTCTTCTACAACGGTGCCAACAGCACGATTCGCGACCTGACCATCACCGGCGGGGTGACCAAGGAGCGCGAACTGGTGTTCATCACCGGAGGCGGCGGGATCTTGAACGTGTCCCGGCTGCAACTGCAGCGGGTGGAGGTGACCGGGAACAGGGCGGACTACGGCGGCGGGGTCTTCAACATTCCGCTGTCCGACCTGACGATCTCGGACAGTATGGTGCGCGGGAACTCGGCGGGCGAGGCAGGCGGGATCCGGTTCGACTGGACGGGCAAGGTGGTCAACACAACGATCACCGGTAACGAGGCGATCAACCCACACTGGATCACCCATCCGGCATCGCTGGGCGGACGCGGCGGCGGCATCGACCTGCGCGGCCCGGGACCGCTGACCATCACCGGCTCCACGATCACCGGAAACCGCGCTACCGACGAAGGCTCGGGGCTCAACGCGGCACCGGCCTATCTGGACTCGCTGGTGCCCCCGAACACCGGATTCCCGCTGAGCGTGGTGATTCTGAAGAACTCCACAATCGAGGCGAACCTGGAGTCGGCCAACTGCACACGGGCCTTCGCCGCGTTCCTCACCGACGGCGGACGGCTGGATCGGACCTGCCACAACGACCCGCCACGGTCCTAG
- a CDS encoding PucR family transcriptional regulator, whose amino-acid sequence MIGVVQALTSHGQDVAAAVTARCVQNIPAYQRLPGPVLERDLVANVRAVIDLFLTAVVEDRGLTEAELAGPISWAAERVRDGLPLDAVLRIYPLAAEELWRIATTSGEQPGEPGEPDALDLDPDLVSLVGRIFGLLADLLPRIAQAYHAEQQHEEWAQREGRYSLAAALLAGRPAQRAAERAGHQLAERYLVLTVDIPEPNQSTDTRAATSRFRRLQAALDTEPVLATFDRDGGVFLLPVTPDQHEPQQRAAAERVLRRIDSAAVARCRAGIALATSHATIPHAHRLATELLHLAGTLRRPPAAYWLTDLAIEYQVAQPGPARDCLAELLRPVNRHPHLLDALRALIDSNHQRAEAAASLHIHRNTLNYRLHRIRTLTGHDPTTPHGARVLTAAMIANALTEHPPTDHHLPEQP is encoded by the coding sequence ATGATCGGAGTCGTACAGGCCCTGACCAGTCACGGCCAGGACGTCGCCGCCGCAGTGACCGCCCGATGCGTGCAGAACATCCCGGCCTACCAGCGGCTGCCGGGCCCGGTTCTGGAGAGGGACCTGGTCGCGAACGTTCGCGCGGTGATCGACCTGTTCCTCACCGCCGTCGTCGAGGATCGCGGCCTCACCGAGGCCGAACTCGCCGGTCCGATCAGCTGGGCAGCCGAACGCGTCCGCGACGGCCTGCCACTCGACGCCGTACTGCGCATCTACCCGCTGGCCGCCGAGGAACTCTGGCGTATCGCCACCACCTCCGGCGAGCAACCAGGCGAACCCGGTGAGCCCGACGCCCTGGACCTGGACCCGGACCTGGTGTCGTTGGTCGGCCGCATCTTCGGCCTTCTCGCCGACCTGCTGCCCCGCATCGCGCAGGCCTACCACGCCGAGCAGCAGCACGAGGAATGGGCGCAGCGCGAAGGCCGTTACTCGCTGGCCGCGGCCCTGCTCGCCGGACGCCCCGCCCAGCGCGCCGCCGAACGGGCCGGCCACCAGCTCGCCGAACGGTACCTCGTCCTCACCGTGGACATCCCCGAACCCAACCAGTCCACCGACACCCGCGCGGCGACCAGCCGCTTCCGCCGACTGCAGGCCGCGCTGGACACCGAACCAGTACTGGCCACCTTCGACCGCGACGGCGGAGTGTTCCTCCTGCCCGTTACCCCCGACCAGCACGAGCCGCAGCAGCGGGCTGCCGCCGAACGCGTGCTCCGGCGTATCGACTCCGCCGCTGTCGCCCGGTGCCGCGCCGGTATCGCACTGGCCACCAGTCACGCCACCATTCCGCACGCCCACCGGCTGGCCACCGAACTGCTCCACCTCGCGGGCACCCTGCGCCGTCCGCCCGCCGCGTACTGGCTGACCGATCTCGCCATCGAGTACCAAGTCGCCCAACCAGGCCCGGCCCGCGACTGCCTCGCCGAGCTGTTACGGCCAGTCAACCGACACCCGCACCTTCTTGACGCGTTGCGCGCCCTCATCGACAGCAACCACCAACGCGCCGAAGCCGCCGCGTCGCTCCACATACACCGCAACACCCTCAACTACCGCCTGCACCGCATCCGCACCCTCACCGGCCACGACCCCACCACGCCGCACGGTGCCCGGGTCCTCACCGCCGCCATGATCGCCAACGCCCTCACCGAGCACCCACCCACCGATCACCACCTCCCGGAACAACCATGA